A section of the Lepus europaeus isolate LE1 chromosome 10, mLepTim1.pri, whole genome shotgun sequence genome encodes:
- the DNAJC22 gene encoding dnaJ homolog subfamily C member 22 isoform X1 translates to MAKGLLVTYALWAVGGPAGLHHLYLGRDSHALLWMLTLGGAGLGWLWEFWKLPGFVAQANRPQNQRQSLGRGIPPLSPIRFVAQIIVGIYFGLVALISLSSMASFYIVGLPLAVGLGVLLVAAVGGQTSDFKNTLGAAFLTSPVFYGRPVAILPISVAASIAAQKHRRYKVSRKSEPLSARLYRLGLAYLAFTGPLAYSALCNTAATLSYVAEALGSLLSWFSFFPLLGRLVESVLLLPYRVWWLLLGDPGFSSSSFQDWEKLYEFVHSFQDEKRRLAYQVLGLSEGTTNEEINRRYRELVKLWHPDHNRHHTEEAQRHFMEIQAAYEVLSQPRRPRGARR, encoded by the exons atggccaaggggCTCCTGGTGACCTATGCCCTCTGGGCTGTAGGGGGCCCTGCTGGGCTCCACCACCTGTACCTGGGAAGGGATAGTCATGCCCTGCTCTGGATGCTTACCCTGgggggcgctgggctgggctggctctgggaGTTCTGGAAGCTTCCAGGCTTTGTAGCTCAGGCCAATAGACCCCAGAACCAGAGGCAGAGCCTAGGACGGGGAATACCCCCCCTGAGTCCTATTCGTTTTGTTGCCCAAATCATAGTGGGCATCTATTTTGGTCTTGTGGCTCTGATTAGCCTTTCTTCCATGGCCAGCTTCTACATCGTGGGTCTCCCACTAGCAGTTGGCTTAGGGGTCTTGCTGGTGGCTGCTGTGGGCGGCCAGACCTCCGACTTTAAGAACACGCTAGGGGCAGCATTCCTGACTTCTCCCGTCTTCTACGGCCGCCCCGTGGCCATCCTGCCCATCAGCGTGGCTGCCAGCATCGCAGCCCAGAAGCACCGTCGCTACAAAGTGTCCAGGAAGTCGGAGCCGCTCAGTGCCCGGCTCTACCGCCTGGGCCTGGCTTACCTGGCTTTCACGGGCCCGCTGGCGTACAGCGCTCTCTGCAACACGGCCGCCACCCTCAGCTACGTGGCTgaagccctgggctccctcctgAGCTGGTTCAGCTTCTTCCCGCTCCTTGGTCGCCTTGTAGAGTCTGTCCTCCTGCTGCCTTACCGCGTCTGGTGGCTGCTGCTGGGGGACCCTGGTTTCAGCAGCAGCTCCTTCCAGGACTGGGAGAAGCTCTATGAGTTTGTGCACAGTTTTCAGGATGAGAAGCGTCGGCTGGCTTACCAG GTTTTGGGCCTTTCAGAAGGTAcaacaaatgaagaaattaatcGGCGTTACCGGGAGCTGGTGAAGCTCTGGCACCCAGACCACAACCGGCACCATACAGAGGAGGCACAGAGGCACTTTATGGAAATCCAGGCCGCATACGAAGTCCTGAGTCAGCCCAGGAGGCCCCGGGGAGCCAGGAG GTGA
- the DNAJC22 gene encoding dnaJ homolog subfamily C member 22 isoform X2: MAKGLLVTYALWAVGGPAGLHHLYLGRDSHALLWMLTLGGAGLGWLWEFWKLPGFVAQANRPQNQRQSLGRGIPPLSPIRFVAQIIVGIYFGLVALISLSSMASFYIVGLPLAVGLGVLLVAAVGGQTSDFKNTLGAAFLTSPVFYGRPVAILPISVAASIAAQKHRRYKVSRKSEPLSARLYRLGLAYLAFTGPLAYSALCNTAATLSYVAEALGSLLSWFSFFPLLGRLVESVLLLPYRVWWLLLGDPGFSSSSFQDWEKLYEFVHSFQDEKRRLAYQVLGLSEGTTNEEINRRYRELVKLWHPDHNRHHTEEAQRHFMEIQAAYEVLSQPRRPRGARR; the protein is encoded by the exons atggccaaggggCTCCTGGTGACCTATGCCCTCTGGGCTGTAGGGGGCCCTGCTGGGCTCCACCACCTGTACCTGGGAAGGGATAGTCATGCCCTGCTCTGGATGCTTACCCTGgggggcgctgggctgggctggctctgggaGTTCTGGAAGCTTCCAGGCTTTGTAGCTCAGGCCAATAGACCCCAGAACCAGAGGCAGAGCCTAGGACGGGGAATACCCCCCCTGAGTCCTATTCGTTTTGTTGCCCAAATCATAGTGGGCATCTATTTTGGTCTTGTGGCTCTGATTAGCCTTTCTTCCATGGCCAGCTTCTACATCGTGGGTCTCCCACTAGCAGTTGGCTTAGGGGTCTTGCTGGTGGCTGCTGTGGGCGGCCAGACCTCCGACTTTAAGAACACGCTAGGGGCAGCATTCCTGACTTCTCCCGTCTTCTACGGCCGCCCCGTGGCCATCCTGCCCATCAGCGTGGCTGCCAGCATCGCAGCCCAGAAGCACCGTCGCTACAAAGTGTCCAGGAAGTCGGAGCCGCTCAGTGCCCGGCTCTACCGCCTGGGCCTGGCTTACCTGGCTTTCACGGGCCCGCTGGCGTACAGCGCTCTCTGCAACACGGCCGCCACCCTCAGCTACGTGGCTgaagccctgggctccctcctgAGCTGGTTCAGCTTCTTCCCGCTCCTTGGTCGCCTTGTAGAGTCTGTCCTCCTGCTGCCTTACCGCGTCTGGTGGCTGCTGCTGGGGGACCCTGGTTTCAGCAGCAGCTCCTTCCAGGACTGGGAGAAGCTCTATGAGTTTGTGCACAGTTTTCAGGATGAGAAGCGTCGGCTGGCTTACCAG GTTTTGGGCCTTTCAGAAGGTAcaacaaatgaagaaattaatcGGCGTTACCGGGAGCTGGTGAAGCTCTGGCACCCAGACCACAACCGGCACCATACAGAGGAGGCACAGAGGCACTTTATGGAAATCCAGGCCGCATACGAAGTCCTGAGTCAGCCCAGGAGGCCCCGGGGAGCCAGGAGGTAA